Within the Hevea brasiliensis isolate MT/VB/25A 57/8 chromosome 2, ASM3005281v1, whole genome shotgun sequence genome, the region GCTCGCCGCAGCTGGTGTTTTCCTGCGACCCAAAAGTGGAAGTAAAACCCACACCCAGGTCCCTCTCGCACGTGTCCAGCGTCACCTGCTTGCTATCTCCCCGAAAAGTTGCGCTACCACTAACGCTTTGCCTGCTGCTCCACTCGGGTGCCACAGGGACACGGGCCACCGTCTGGCGTTTCGCGTTGAGGAGAGCGTCCTCGTCTTGCGTGGCAGCTCGGCCGCTGCACGACCGCACGCGAGTGGAACTAGCCACCACGCAGTTACCTAACCCGGGGACGGAGTCCATCACTTGCGCGCTACGGTCATCAGGCCGGTTCGAACAAGGAACCATGGCGTCCATGGTCACAGTAGCGGAGGCGGCTGGTGCTGCGCGGTTGTGTTCTAACCATGGGACAAGCTCTTCTGATCTACATCCACTGTTCTCCAACCCAGGCTTACGTTGGGGCAAGAGAGTAGCTTGATTGACTATGGATTCGAGGGTTCCATTGGCGCGTGGCTTGTCCCAGTTGTACTTGGAGGGAGAGGTGGAGGCCATGGGTTTGGCAGGCACTCGCGGTGGACCTAGTCCGTGCATGGCTAATCGGCCATTCTCCCATGTTAACTCTGCTACTTCGTAGTCTAACCTGTTCGTAACACCACAAGGAATTAACATCCATCATAAACACACAAAACTATAGATGATTTACGGAGAAGAAAGGAGAGAGTACATAGGGACATCAATTGCGGTTGAATTGGAGTGGGAACGAAGGGATTGCTTGGCAGGAGAGGGATTGTCGTCGAGATCCCAGCTGGGAACACACTGGCTCATTGTGTTGGAAAGAGATTAGCGTTAAAATGGAAGGAAGAGAATGTTATTATTCTGTGTTCAATTTGATGTTTGTTTCATGTGGTTGAGAGGGACTTAGGTTCTGTTTTCACTTTCAGGATGTGGTAACGTGGGAATGGAATCATCATAAGATAGAAAGAAAGCGTCGCCTGCCCTTTACTGTGAAAGATAAGAACATCTTGGAGAGGATCCAGATAATCTGGTCCATATGTGGTGGACTTTCCGATCGAGGTATTAAATGAGGACGAATGCTGGTCCTACTTCTGCCAACGTATAGTAGCAATTTCCCAATCATAAGATGACCGCATAGATAAATAATCTAAATACTACATACCCCATTACCAAATACGCATAAGATACCACACGCGAAAATGATCTAATTTATAAAATGCATTATGCGTCACCGAAATAATCACCATGTGCATGCAAAATGAGAAGGAACTCTAATGCATGCAAGAATGATAAATGAAAATTTGTGATGAAATTATTCCGCACAATGATACATACATttttacttatatttatataaagtttattttttctaatttataaaatgtttttatttttatgagTATTGTTTTCAGACAGACATATATCGTGAcatatcataaaataaattttatttatgagtaatttttatttatatttaaatgtatatatttaattaattattaattattgatgttgtgtccgcaag harbors:
- the LOC110663038 gene encoding transcription factor UNE10, with translation MSQCVPSWDLDDNPSPAKQSLRSHSNSTAIDVPMLDYEVAELTWENGRLAMHGLGPPRVPAKPMASTSPSKYNWDKPRANGTLESIVNQATLLPQRKPGLENSGCRSEELVPWLEHNRAAPAASATVTMDAMVPCSNRPDDRSAQVMDSVPGLGNCVVASSTRVRSCSGRAATQDEDALLNAKRQTVARVPVAPEWSSRQSVSGSATFRGDSKQVTLDTCERDLGVGFTSTFGSQENTSCGEPGTKTTAADENDSVCHSGPQMDEGDDEEDKKKGNGKSSVSTKRSRAAAVHNQSERKRREKINQRMKTLQKLVPNSSKTDKASMLDEVIEYLKQLQAQVQMMSRMNMQPMMLPMAMQQQLQMSMLAPMNMGLGVGMGMGVMDMNSIARLNIPGISPVLHPSAFMPMASWDGSGARLQSASTAVMPDPLSAFLACQSQPMTMDAYSRMAAIYQQLQQQPPASSSKS